The Larimichthys crocea isolate SSNF chromosome X, L_crocea_2.0, whole genome shotgun sequence genome segment tgtttctgttatACCCACAATTGACACAAATGACCTCAGAGGACAGATGACATTGGAGATGATTGTAATCAAGCATCTGTCtggcatgtgtgtttgcagtagtGACAGAGGATGAGATTGCATTGGCTCTCATGGAGGGTGAAGTGGTCACCACACCACCAGCAAGTCTCCAAAACCAGCTTCCCACCAACGGACTTCcagatgcagagacagagaatgaCCCACTGAACTACAACATGGAGGAGACTAAGTATGCCTTGTAAACTGATACCAACACTTACAGAAAATAGAACATTGTCTTGAAAAATCTGCCAAAATAATTTaggaatattaaaaacatcatcacatttctctcttgaattttatttttagcaaAATCCGGGAAGAGTTGGGGATGAAGCTCCTTTCCAGAGACAAGTTCCCCTCTCTTACTTCTCCATCAACTAGAGAAACCAAACTATCACTGAAAAAGGTATCCTCCTACCTCTGAACAAGGCGCCGCGAAAAACGCAAAAGGTGGGGAATGAGGGAAAAactggaggaggggagagagacgAGATAGATGACAACACACAGATAGCGAGCAGAAGAGAAGACAGGAGTAGGAGATAGGATAGAGcaagagaaggacagagagcaGATGACAGGAGAGCACAGATAGGACAAGAGTCAGATCTACATAGAAGGATACACGAAGGACAACATACATATCAGATACATAGAGAGTATACATACATTAAACCAGAcatacataacattacatacatatacacacacacacaccttatctatatatatatattagatatatatatattatatatatatatatatatattatatatctatatctatattacATAAATTATCTCTGccaataaatgataaattgtATTTTCAGACACATGCTCTTGACGCAGTCTTGCTCCTGCTGAGGGATTTGGATGAAGAGGAGCTTCGCGTTGTACACACTGCTACCCAAAACAGACTCCAGACATATACGCTGGACTCAGAAATGCTAAACGAGTCACTGCAGGCACAGAAAACCGCTGACGTccaacactgaaacattttatagCAGGCACTCAGGGCCAAACCTCTCCCTACATCCCCTTTCCACGCCAGACCCATGCCTTGTTCTTGTGGATCAGAACACTAAcacccccctcccttttttACCTGTCACCTTCTAACT includes the following:
- the cfap410 gene encoding cilia and flagella associated protein 410; the encoded protein is MKLTRKLVLAKAKASDLESVKKLNCWGCSLTDISIFSQMANIEVLTLSVNSISSLSPLAGCLSLCELYLRKNMIPSLSELSHLRPLARLRVLWLAENPCCGTDSSTYRLTVLRCLPRLQKLDNQVVTEDEIALALMEGEVVTTPPASLQNQLPTNGLPDAETENDPLNYNMEETNKIREELGMKLLSRDKFPSLTSPSTRETKLSLKKTHALDAVLLLLRDLDEEELRVVHTATQNRLQTYTLDSEMLNESLQAQKTADVQH